Proteins encoded in a region of the Isoalcanivorax pacificus W11-5 genome:
- a CDS encoding glycosyltransferase family 4 protein: MQKVIMLAPYFYPAFKAGGPAVTCTSLALCLSPSMDVSVITSKRDIDRTRLYFNKSDLAPADLTYISCGKFSVPFVLLFELIKARGKATISINAFYDPFSSLIPLLLCLFFPRAKLIVSIRGQLFEAAVSNKKKTKKIYMNVFRFFLFLIRKRSILHLTSVHEENRVRALFGEEFQYMVVPNLPDFRLLQERDVLPSGERESRTVKRVLSVGRVSPIKNYELLLHAAQHFKGIADFIVVGPIENKQYYSQLMEIMCRLDIDNVQFVGEKDRESLLLYYCGADIYFHPALSENFCHSAVEAMLNGLPIVMSSGLPWLGVSDFGGQVVDPENLEEAVAALSALLCKKNKELTAIGVRCRDYILSELDLDSSRKAYIGLFSS; encoded by the coding sequence ATGCAAAAAGTTATAATGCTTGCCCCATATTTCTATCCTGCTTTTAAGGCTGGAGGGCCCGCAGTTACTTGTACATCATTGGCTCTATGCTTATCGCCGAGTATGGACGTCTCTGTCATTACGAGCAAGCGCGATATAGATAGAACACGGCTCTATTTTAACAAGAGTGACCTCGCTCCTGCCGATCTTACGTATATTTCCTGTGGGAAGTTTTCTGTTCCTTTTGTTTTGCTTTTTGAACTAATAAAGGCTAGGGGAAAGGCTACTATATCAATAAACGCATTTTATGATCCATTTTCTTCATTGATCCCGCTCCTGCTGTGTCTGTTTTTTCCCAGAGCGAAGTTGATTGTATCTATTAGAGGTCAATTATTTGAGGCGGCGGTATCAAACAAGAAAAAAACCAAGAAGATTTATATGAATGTGTTTAGGTTCTTCCTGTTCTTGATTAGAAAGCGATCCATTCTTCACCTCACAAGTGTTCATGAAGAAAATCGTGTTCGCGCTTTGTTCGGCGAAGAATTTCAATATATGGTAGTGCCGAATTTACCTGACTTTCGCTTGCTCCAGGAGAGGGATGTGTTGCCATCTGGAGAACGCGAAAGCAGAACCGTAAAAAGAGTGCTAAGTGTGGGAAGAGTCTCTCCTATAAAAAATTATGAGTTATTGCTTCATGCCGCGCAGCACTTCAAGGGTATTGCTGACTTTATCGTTGTTGGCCCGATAGAAAACAAGCAGTATTACAGCCAGCTTATGGAAATAATGTGCAGGCTGGACATTGATAATGTACAGTTTGTCGGTGAAAAGGATAGAGAGTCTTTATTGTTGTACTATTGTGGTGCAGATATCTACTTTCATCCTGCGTTGTCTGAAAATTTCTGCCATTCAGCTGTTGAAGCAATGCTTAACGGTTTGCCCATTGTCATGTCATCGGGACTTCCGTGGTTGGGCGTTTCCGATTTTGGTGGCCAGGTGGTGGACCCGGAAAATTTGGAAGAAGCCGTAGCTGCATTATCGGCTCTTTTGTGTAAGAAGAATAAAGAGCTAACTGCTATCGGTGTTAGATGCAGAGATTACATTCTTTCCGAGCTGGATCTGGATTCCTCAAGGAAAGCATACATAGGATTATTTTCTAGTTAG
- a CDS encoding type II toxin-antitoxin system MqsA family antitoxin, with protein MTINKCLVCDSDQLVEVVEDVALKAGEFMRTLPIRATECASCGCSFHTPEQERDNKRQRLAFRKMAEGLLTGAEIRAIRERHGLSQKRAAEVFGGGPVAFAKYEADDVAQSQAMDRLLRVFDAVPEARVVLSGETPELVLTESVSKPDIAILDSLGKDLVFYVSMLDGFTAFRRHMNEEEEVSERLVAMLRRIGEPPRATRAVEWRPVECSAPEWRH; from the coding sequence ATGACAATAAATAAATGCCTTGTGTGCGATAGCGATCAGCTCGTCGAAGTGGTGGAGGATGTGGCGCTCAAGGCGGGCGAATTTATGAGGACGCTGCCGATTCGTGCTACAGAGTGCGCATCGTGCGGGTGCAGTTTCCATACCCCCGAGCAAGAGCGCGACAACAAGCGACAGCGCTTGGCCTTTCGCAAGATGGCGGAAGGCTTATTGACAGGCGCCGAGATCAGGGCCATACGCGAGCGGCACGGGCTGAGCCAAAAGCGGGCCGCCGAGGTTTTCGGCGGCGGACCAGTGGCTTTCGCGAAGTACGAAGCGGACGATGTGGCTCAGTCACAGGCGATGGATCGTTTGTTGCGTGTGTTTGATGCGGTACCTGAGGCGAGGGTAGTTCTGTCGGGAGAGACACCTGAGCTAGTGCTGACTGAGAGCGTTTCCAAGCCGGACATCGCGATACTTGACTCGCTTGGGAAAGATCTGGTGTTTTATGTGTCCATGTTGGACGGTTTCACTGCCTTCAGGCGACATATGAATGAAGAAGAGGAGGTGAGCGAACGCCTTGTTGCCATGTTGAGGCGTATCGGGGAGCCACCCCGAGCGACGCGTGCCGTAGAGTGGCGACCGGTTGAGTGTAGCGCGCCGGAGTGGAGGCACTGA
- a CDS encoding acetyltransferase yields the protein MKSLALLGASGHGKVVADMAELLGFRVSFFDNIWPGITQSSHWPIEGSLDELNHRLDEFDGIVVAIGNNQVRAERLLELEARGAKLATLIHPSAQISRYATLGPGTVVFANVVINVDATLGKGVIINTGATVDHDCRLDDFVHISPGANLAGNVSVGTHSWVGIGAVVRQGTVIGSDVTVGACAAVVSDIPPGSCVVGVPARPRARG from the coding sequence ATGAAGAGCCTTGCATTGCTTGGTGCAAGCGGTCACGGCAAGGTTGTTGCTGATATGGCAGAACTTTTGGGGTTCCGTGTGTCATTCTTCGACAATATCTGGCCCGGTATCACCCAAAGCAGCCATTGGCCCATTGAAGGCAGCCTGGACGAGTTGAACCATCGCCTGGATGAGTTCGATGGCATCGTCGTGGCCATCGGCAACAACCAGGTCCGCGCCGAGCGGCTGCTTGAACTCGAGGCCAGGGGCGCCAAGCTTGCTACACTGATCCATCCCTCCGCACAGATCAGCCGTTATGCCACGTTGGGTCCGGGTACGGTTGTCTTTGCCAACGTGGTGATCAATGTGGATGCCACTCTTGGCAAAGGGGTGATCATCAATACCGGCGCCACGGTGGACCATGATTGTCGGCTGGATGACTTTGTGCATATCAGCCCTGGTGCTAACCTAGCGGGCAATGTGTCTGTGGGAACTCATTCTTGGGTGGGGATAGGCGCAGTGGTACGGCAAGGGACTGTCATTGGTAGTGACGTTACAGTGGGCGCTTGTGCGGCGGTGGTATCGGATATACCGCCAGGTTCCTGTGTGGTGGGTGTGCCAGCTAGGCCAAGGGCTCGCGGATAG
- the wecB gene encoding non-hydrolyzing UDP-N-acetylglucosamine 2-epimerase, which yields MKVMTVVGTRPEIIRLSRVMAALDRYCEHIVVHTGQNYDYELNQIFFDDLGIRKPDYFLNAAGASGAETIGNVIIAVDRVLADVSPEALLVLGDTNSCMAAIPAKRRKVPIFHMEAGNRCFDMRVPEEINRRIVDHTADINLTYSTIAKDYLLREGLPPDQVIKTGSPMFEVLNHYRDRITQSDILTRLELEEGRYFLVSAHREENVDSDRNFTGLIETLNAVAKTYGFPVIVSTHPRTQKRIDAIGVDFHPLIRLLKPLGFTDYNRLQIAAKAVLSDSGTINEESSILNFPALNLREAHERPEGMEEAAVMMTGLGAERVLQALQILEHQKSGDHRTLRIVGDYSMPNVSEKVVRIILSYTDYVRRVVWKEF from the coding sequence ATGAAGGTAATGACCGTGGTTGGGACGAGGCCGGAGATTATCCGGCTTTCTCGTGTCATGGCTGCTTTGGATAGGTATTGTGAACACATCGTGGTTCATACCGGACAGAATTATGACTATGAATTGAATCAGATTTTTTTTGATGATCTTGGCATACGAAAGCCTGACTACTTCCTCAACGCAGCCGGAGCTAGCGGGGCTGAGACCATCGGCAACGTTATTATTGCGGTGGACCGCGTGTTGGCGGATGTTTCGCCGGAAGCTCTTTTGGTTCTGGGGGATACCAACAGCTGTATGGCTGCTATTCCTGCGAAACGTCGCAAGGTTCCTATCTTCCACATGGAGGCTGGGAATCGTTGCTTTGATATGAGAGTTCCCGAGGAAATTAACCGCCGCATAGTCGACCATACCGCCGATATCAATTTGACTTATAGCACCATTGCCAAAGACTACCTCCTGCGTGAAGGTTTGCCTCCGGACCAGGTCATCAAAACCGGCAGCCCAATGTTCGAGGTGCTGAATCATTATCGTGACCGGATAACCCAGTCAGATATACTGACGCGCCTGGAGTTGGAAGAAGGGCGTTACTTCCTGGTGAGTGCTCACCGGGAAGAAAATGTGGATTCAGACAGAAACTTTACTGGATTAATAGAAACACTAAATGCTGTCGCAAAGACATACGGGTTTCCTGTCATTGTTTCAACACATCCGCGAACGCAAAAACGTATAGATGCGATAGGGGTGGATTTCCATCCTCTTATTCGCCTGCTCAAACCCCTAGGTTTCACTGATTATAATCGCCTCCAAATAGCTGCTAAGGCGGTGTTGTCCGATAGCGGCACGATAAACGAGGAGTCTTCCATTCTTAATTTCCCAGCTTTGAATCTGCGGGAGGCGCACGAGCGCCCGGAAGGTATGGAGGAAGCCGCGGTCATGATGACCGGGCTTGGGGCAGAGAGAGTATTGCAGGCTCTGCAGATACTGGAACACCAGAAAAGTGGCGATCATAGGACCTTGCGCATCGTGGGAGACTACAGCATGCCCAATGTCAGTGAAAAGGTTGTCCGTATCATATTGAGCTATACGGATTACGTGCGGCGTGTGGTGTGGAAAGAGTTTTGA
- a CDS encoding glycosyltransferase family 4 protein translates to MKILLITQWYDPEPTFKGQAFARELVRQGHEVQVITGFPNYPGGSLYPGYRMRVLQRQCIEGVDICRVPLYPSHDGSAVRRALNYISFAISSLVFGIFGTRKADVIYAYHPPLTVGMSAALVGFFRRTPIVYDIQDMWPDTLKATGMLNNQRALSVIGWICKWVYRRAAALVVLSPGFKRLLVDRGVPEEKIHVVHNWCDGGALSLPDAPEFPASLVGRFNIIFAGTMGKAQGLESVIEAAARVATIQPEIQFVFVGGGIEVERLKDVAARVSPSNILFLPRMPMNQVGNVLAAADVLLVHLRDDPLFRITVPSKTQAYMAIGKPLLMAVRGDAADLVVQSGCGEVAEPEDAVSIADTALRFYRVPPEERAAMGRRGMDWYKNNLACEVGVRRFVEIFETVAKSR, encoded by the coding sequence TTGAAGATACTTCTGATTACACAATGGTATGACCCGGAGCCAACCTTTAAAGGGCAGGCATTCGCTCGGGAGTTGGTCAGACAGGGGCATGAGGTCCAGGTTATTACTGGATTCCCTAATTACCCTGGAGGGTCGCTTTATCCAGGTTACAGAATGCGCGTGTTACAGCGACAGTGCATTGAAGGTGTGGATATTTGTCGTGTTCCGCTTTATCCAAGCCATGACGGTTCTGCTGTTCGGCGTGCCTTGAATTATATAAGTTTCGCCATTTCATCATTGGTATTTGGTATTTTCGGGACACGTAAGGCAGACGTCATATACGCATATCATCCGCCTTTGACAGTCGGCATGTCAGCGGCGTTGGTCGGATTCTTCCGTCGAACACCGATTGTTTACGACATCCAGGACATGTGGCCGGATACGCTGAAAGCGACCGGTATGCTTAATAACCAGCGGGCGCTGTCGGTTATTGGCTGGATCTGTAAATGGGTGTATCGACGCGCAGCTGCTCTGGTTGTGCTCTCTCCAGGTTTTAAACGGCTCCTTGTGGACCGGGGAGTTCCAGAGGAAAAAATTCACGTTGTGCATAACTGGTGTGACGGGGGGGCTTTGTCACTCCCTGATGCCCCCGAATTCCCGGCGTCTCTCGTAGGCCGGTTTAATATTATCTTCGCTGGTACTATGGGAAAGGCGCAAGGACTGGAATCCGTTATCGAAGCCGCAGCGCGTGTCGCGACGATTCAGCCGGAAATTCAGTTTGTTTTCGTGGGCGGCGGAATTGAGGTCGAAAGGCTGAAGGATGTCGCTGCCCGGGTGTCTCCTTCAAATATCCTATTTTTGCCGAGAATGCCTATGAATCAGGTAGGCAATGTCCTGGCGGCAGCAGATGTACTGCTTGTTCATTTGCGGGACGACCCGCTTTTCAGAATCACTGTACCCTCAAAAACCCAGGCATATATGGCTATTGGAAAGCCTTTGCTTATGGCGGTCCGTGGTGATGCGGCGGATCTTGTTGTTCAGTCGGGTTGTGGCGAGGTGGCAGAGCCGGAAGATGCGGTATCAATTGCGGATACGGCATTGCGCTTCTATCGCGTTCCCCCTGAGGAACGTGCTGCAATGGGACGCCGTGGAATGGATTGGTATAAAAATAACCTGGCTTGCGAAGTGGGGGTGAGACGTTTTGTTGAAATTTTTGAAACTGTTGCTAAAAGTAGATGA
- a CDS encoding glycosyltransferase: protein MSPIYFWQNTLSIHQSDLLEALASKSDVCLIVRDSKISARVDEGWLPPQLNSVTVISFDRIDEESLDWSGIHVVSGLGVYRDFDNVMKKVSAAKGKLYLLTEKPNLNGLKGFLRNIKYSFWLKYRSSIIDGIFCIGENTKKWVEALSSGAYPVYEFLYAGPTGIEKKNSDTVALRKFVYIGRVESQKGIDIYLQAASNYPRYEFSVIGRCMEPKLAEKMGQLANINYLGVVDNQELKRRFKDYDCLILPSRHDGWGYVVNECLAAGIPCLVSDACGAKSVIRSGLNGEVFSSGSYEDLASSMEKMLNMEFHPSQIISFFERAISADAIAEYFLECIVSDAAIPPTVPWRR, encoded by the coding sequence ATGAGCCCCATTTACTTTTGGCAAAATACCTTATCAATTCACCAATCCGATCTTTTGGAAGCATTGGCCAGCAAATCTGACGTTTGTCTTATTGTCAGGGACAGTAAGATCAGTGCTAGAGTCGACGAGGGATGGTTGCCCCCGCAATTGAACAGTGTGACGGTGATCTCGTTCGATCGCATTGACGAAGAAAGTCTGGATTGGTCAGGAATTCACGTGGTATCGGGCCTGGGTGTATATCGCGATTTTGATAACGTGATGAAAAAAGTAAGCGCCGCAAAGGGAAAGCTGTATCTACTTACTGAAAAACCGAACTTAAACGGGCTGAAGGGATTTCTGAGAAATATCAAGTACTCTTTCTGGTTGAAATATAGATCCAGTATTATAGATGGTATATTTTGCATAGGTGAGAATACAAAAAAATGGGTGGAGGCTTTATCTTCTGGAGCGTACCCGGTTTATGAGTTCCTATATGCCGGGCCGACGGGAATAGAGAAGAAGAATAGCGATACGGTAGCTTTAAGGAAATTCGTTTATATTGGCCGAGTGGAGAGCCAGAAAGGTATAGATATATATCTGCAAGCAGCCAGCAATTATCCGCGTTACGAGTTTAGTGTGATTGGAAGGTGTATGGAACCAAAGTTGGCAGAAAAAATGGGCCAACTGGCGAATATAAACTACTTGGGCGTTGTGGATAATCAGGAGTTAAAGAGGCGTTTCAAGGACTATGACTGCTTGATTCTTCCATCTAGACATGATGGCTGGGGATATGTAGTCAATGAATGCTTGGCCGCAGGCATCCCTTGTCTGGTCAGCGACGCGTGCGGCGCTAAATCTGTTATTAGAAGTGGGCTAAATGGAGAAGTTTTTTCTTCCGGCAGTTATGAGGATCTTGCATCTTCCATGGAAAAGATGTTGAACATGGAGTTTCACCCATCTCAAATCATATCCTTCTTTGAACGCGCTATTTCTGCAGATGCTATCGCTGAATACTTCCTGGAATGCATCGTTTCTGATGCAGCAATCCCTCCCACAGTACCCTGGCGTCGATGA
- a CDS encoding addiction module protein, producing MEIQSLTVSERILLAEALWDSVVAENADIPLSEAQREELDRRLSEFGIDQDEGDSWSEVKARILSKK from the coding sequence ATGGAAATTCAATCTCTTACAGTGTCTGAACGAATTCTGCTCGCGGAGGCTTTGTGGGATAGCGTCGTTGCGGAAAATGCAGATATCCCTCTCTCTGAGGCTCAGAGGGAAGAGCTTGATCGTCGGCTCTCCGAGTTCGGAATAGACCAGGACGAAGGCGATTCATGGTCGGAGGTCAAGGCCCGGATATTGTCAAAGAAATGA
- the wbjC gene encoding UDP-2-acetamido-2,6-beta-L-arabino-hexul-4-ose reductase, with protein MKILITGSEGFLGKNLSVYLSERKDIEILTFNRNSSPADLPGLVAQAEFVFHLAGVNRPPQEEGFQENFDITASLARALESAGRKVPVLYTSSTQAAQDNPYGHSKRAAEEALLALRQDGFPVHIYRLPNVFGKWARPNYNSAVATFCHNIARDLPIRINNAEAQITLVYVDDVVDDFVAVMEGKKSGTPFAEISPQYRITVGELAAQLEKFRDSRHSLTTEPVGSGLVRALYSTYVSYLPPEKFDYQVPRHADQRGVFVEMLKTWDSGQFSFFTAHPGITRGGHYHHSKTEKFLVIKGKACFRFRHILSGEFYELFVSGEESRIVETVPGWTHDITNVGDDEMVVMLWANEIFDREKPDTYALPVGTAP; from the coding sequence GTGAAGATTCTGATAACCGGCTCAGAAGGTTTTCTAGGCAAGAATCTGTCCGTCTATCTTTCAGAACGAAAAGATATAGAAATTCTCACCTTTAACCGCAACTCTTCGCCGGCAGACCTGCCTGGCCTGGTGGCGCAGGCAGAATTTGTTTTTCATTTGGCTGGTGTCAACCGCCCTCCGCAGGAGGAAGGCTTTCAGGAGAATTTTGACATCACTGCGTCACTGGCTCGGGCGCTGGAAAGCGCCGGGCGTAAGGTGCCAGTGCTTTATACCTCCTCAACACAGGCGGCACAGGACAACCCTTATGGCCATAGCAAGCGTGCCGCAGAAGAGGCCTTGCTGGCCTTGCGCCAGGACGGTTTTCCGGTACACATCTATCGTCTGCCGAATGTGTTTGGAAAATGGGCAAGGCCGAACTATAACTCGGCGGTAGCCACTTTCTGTCATAATATCGCTCGTGATTTGCCTATCCGTATCAATAATGCCGAAGCACAGATTACCTTGGTTTACGTTGATGACGTTGTGGATGATTTTGTGGCGGTAATGGAAGGTAAGAAATCCGGCACTCCTTTTGCGGAAATTTCTCCTCAGTATCGTATCACCGTGGGCGAACTGGCGGCGCAATTGGAAAAATTCCGGGATAGCCGGCATAGCTTGACTACTGAGCCGGTTGGCTCTGGCTTGGTTCGAGCACTATATTCAACCTATGTCAGTTATCTTCCACCGGAAAAATTTGACTACCAGGTACCGAGACATGCGGATCAGCGTGGTGTGTTCGTTGAAATGCTAAAAACCTGGGATTCAGGTCAGTTCTCATTTTTTACTGCGCACCCCGGTATTACGCGTGGGGGCCACTACCACCATTCCAAGACCGAGAAGTTTCTGGTAATCAAAGGGAAGGCATGCTTCCGTTTCCGCCATATTCTGTCCGGTGAGTTTTATGAACTGTTTGTCTCCGGTGAAGAGTCCAGAATTGTAGAGACGGTCCCTGGATGGACACACGATATTACCAATGTCGGCGATGATGAGATGGTTGTCATGCTGTGGGCCAACGAAATCTTTGACCGGGAGAAGCCAGATACCTACGCCTTGCCGGTGGGTACGGCACCCTGA
- a CDS encoding polysaccharide biosynthesis protein, with translation MMIFDGKKLLITGGTGSFGNAVLRRFLSSSIEEVRIFSRDEKKQDDMRKRYVSDKLKFYIGDVRDYQSILNATRGVDYIFHAAALKQVPSCEFHPMEAVKTNVIGTENVLEAAIQNSVKRVVCLSTDKAVYPINAMGISKAMMEKVMVAKSRNLEGFGTVICGTRYGNVMASRGSVIPLFVEQIRAGKPLTITDPTMTRFMMTLADAVDLVLYAFEHGNNGDIFVQKAPAATIDVLASALTDLLGRPDYPIQVIGTRHGEKAFEALLSREEMACAEDMGSYFRVPPDLRDLNYAKFVEQGEEKISRSEDYNSHNTQRLDVAGMQELLLKLDFIRAIQRGEHATPEE, from the coding sequence ATGATGATTTTTGATGGAAAAAAGCTTCTCATAACTGGTGGGACAGGATCGTTTGGTAACGCTGTTTTGCGCAGGTTTTTATCTTCCAGTATTGAAGAAGTAAGGATATTCAGTCGGGATGAGAAAAAGCAAGATGACATGCGGAAGCGGTATGTATCCGATAAGTTGAAGTTCTATATTGGTGATGTGCGTGATTATCAAAGCATATTAAACGCTACGCGTGGTGTGGACTACATATTCCATGCTGCGGCGCTTAAGCAGGTTCCATCCTGCGAGTTTCATCCGATGGAAGCAGTCAAAACAAACGTAATCGGCACCGAGAACGTGTTGGAGGCTGCTATTCAGAACAGTGTGAAGCGAGTGGTATGCCTGAGTACCGACAAGGCCGTATACCCTATTAACGCCATGGGAATTTCCAAAGCCATGATGGAAAAAGTCATGGTGGCTAAATCACGTAACCTCGAAGGGTTCGGCACGGTAATTTGTGGTACGCGGTATGGCAACGTTATGGCATCCAGAGGATCTGTCATTCCGTTGTTTGTTGAACAAATACGTGCAGGTAAGCCGCTGACGATTACCGACCCCACCATGACGCGTTTCATGATGACGCTCGCTGATGCTGTGGATTTGGTGCTTTACGCTTTTGAGCACGGTAATAACGGGGATATATTTGTCCAGAAGGCGCCGGCGGCAACGATTGATGTCCTGGCCAGCGCACTTACTGATCTGCTGGGGCGGCCTGATTATCCGATACAGGTGATTGGTACTCGTCACGGTGAAAAGGCCTTCGAGGCTCTGCTGAGCAGGGAGGAAATGGCTTGCGCCGAAGACATGGGCAGCTACTTCCGAGTGCCGCCGGATCTGCGTGATTTAAACTACGCCAAGTTCGTAGAGCAGGGGGAAGAAAAAATTTCCCGAAGCGAAGATTACAATTCACACAATACACAGAGACTTGATGTAGCTGGCATGCAGGAATTGTTGCTGAAGCTGGACTTTATCCGGGCAATTCAGCGCGGCGAGCATGCCACCCCCGAAGAATGA
- a CDS encoding sugar transferase, with amino-acid sequence MKRIFDVALILLSAPLIMPAGLLIALCVALKLGRPVLFIQTRPGLNGKPFRMYKFRTMTDERDANGQLLPDHVRLTRFGRLLRSTSLDELPELLNVLRGEMSLVGPRPLLMQYLPLYNDHQRRRHEVRPGITGWAQINGRNAISWEQKFDLDVWYVDNRSLWLDIRILFLTIWKVFKRDGISQEGEATVAPFGGSDRGRGKRD; translated from the coding sequence GTGAAACGGATTTTTGACGTTGCTCTTATTCTTCTTTCTGCGCCGTTGATCATGCCCGCCGGTTTGCTCATTGCGTTGTGCGTTGCCTTGAAACTTGGCCGCCCAGTCCTGTTCATCCAGACCCGTCCTGGGCTGAATGGCAAACCCTTCCGCATGTACAAATTCCGCACCATGACGGACGAGCGCGACGCCAATGGCCAGTTGCTACCCGACCACGTACGGCTAACCCGCTTTGGCCGTCTCCTGCGCTCCACCTCCCTGGATGAACTGCCCGAACTGCTCAACGTCCTGCGCGGTGAAATGAGCCTGGTCGGCCCGCGTCCGCTACTGATGCAATATCTTCCCCTCTACAACGACCACCAGCGCCGCCGCCACGAAGTCCGCCCCGGCATCACCGGCTGGGCGCAGATCAACGGCCGCAACGCCATAAGCTGGGAACAAAAGTTTGACCTAGATGTGTGGTATGTCGACAACCGTTCGCTGTGGCTGGATATCCGCATTTTATTTCTGACGATCTGGAAAGTCTTCAAACGAGATGGCATCAGCCAGGAAGGGGAGGCGACCGTCGCGCCGTTCGGGGGGAGCGACAGAGGGCGTGGCAAACGGGATTGA